The following proteins are co-located in the Castanea sativa cultivar Marrone di Chiusa Pesio chromosome 8, ASM4071231v1 genome:
- the LOC142608165 gene encoding beta-1,6-galactosyltransferase GALT29A: MSKNTPKTEEDNGSDPDPTKIKPYTWPPSLAKPMKQLYPQKRSVRPLFSILLLIVFAATVSFRAVLRRADVNLSLGLGGAWSPQKKTHAAFSFNSSLLKYASVDISEPRAKQEIEQLLEGNFASQGRYRTFAAWRRFNTHNQDLRARSSSGASVLLRSPGFYRYWLQFRTALHDWARKKTSFDPEIMSDLTRLVKLPLTNNSERYSSCAVVGNSGILLKSEYGELIDSHEFVVRLNNARTTGFERNVGSKTSISFVNSNILHFCARREGCFCHPYGVDVPIVMYICQPVHFMDYTVCNSTHKAALIVTDPRFDVLCARIVKYYSLKRFVEETGKSLDEWAVARDGANFHYSSGMQAVMLALGVCDKVSVFGFGKSSLAKHHYHSNQKAELGLHDYEAEYDFYQDVIERPWKIPFILSKFKFPPMVIYQ, from the coding sequence ATGTCCAAGAACACTCCTAAAACTGAAGAAGACAATGGATCTGACCCTGACCCAACAAAGATCAAACCGTACACGTGGCCGCCATCTTTAGCAAAACCCATGAAACAGCTATACCCACAAAAACGCTCCGTCCGCCCTCTATTCAGCATTCTCCTCCTCATAGTCTTCGCCGCCACCGTCAGCTTCCGCGCCGTCCTCCGCCGCGCCGACGTCAACCTCAGCCTCGGCCTCGGCGGCGCGTGGTCCCCGCAGAAGAAAACCCACGCGGCGTTCAGCTTCAACTCCTCGCTCCTCAAATACGCGTCCGTCGACATCTCCGAGCCACGCGCCAAGCAAGAGATAGAGCAATTGCTAGAGGGCAACTTCGCCAGCCAAGGCCGGTACCGCACCTTCGCCGCGTGGCGGAGATTCAACACCCACAACCAAGACCTCAGAGCAAGATCCTCTAGCGGTGCATCGGTGTTGCTTCGTTCGCCGGGGTTTTATCGGTATTGGTTGCAGTTCCGAACTGCGTTGCACGATTGGGCTCGAAAGAAAACCTCGTTCGACCCCGAAATCATGTCGGATTTGACAAGGTTAGTTAAACTGCCATTAACTAACAATAGCGAACGCTACTCTTCTTGTGCGGTGGTGGGCAATAGTGGGATTTTGCTGAAGAGTGAGTATGGGGAGCTGATTGATAGCCACGAATTCGTTGTGAGGTTGAACAACGCTAGAACGACTGGGTTCGAGCGCAATGTGGGGTCTAAGACTAGTATTTCGTTTGTAAATAGTaacattttgcatttttgtgctAGGAGAGAAGGGTGTTTTTGCCACCCATATGGGGTAGATGTCCCAATAGTTATGTACATTTGTCAGCCTGTGCATTTCATGGATTATACGGTGTGTAATTCGACGCACAAGGCGGCTTTGATTGTCACGGACCCGAGGTTTGATGTGTTGTGTGCGAGGATTGTGAAGTATTATTCGTTGAAGCGGTTCGTGGAGGAGACGGGGAAGTCATTGGATGAGTGGGCGGTGGCTCGGGATGGTGCTAATTTTCATTACTCTTCGGGTATGCAGGCTGTGATGTTGGCTTTGGGAGTTTGTGATAAAGTTagtgtttttgggtttgggaagTCAAGTTTGGCTAAGCATCATTATCATAGTAATCAGAAGGCAGAGCTTGGGTTGCATGAttatgaggccgagtatgattTTTATCAAGATGTCATTGAGAGGCCGTGGAAAATACCATTCATTTTGAGCAAGTTCAAGTTTCCTCCTATGGTAATATACcaatga